A stretch of DNA from Henriciella sp. AS95:
CGTCCGGCCCATACCGCACTGAACCTCGTCATAGATGAGCAGCGTTCCTGTCTCGTCGCAAAGCTTGCGCAGGCCCGTCAGGCACTCTTCCGGCATGGCGCGAACGCCGCCCTCGCCCTGAACAGGCTCGACGAAGACCGCGCAGGTCTTGTCGGTCACGGCGGCCTTGAGGGCGTCATGATCGCCCCATTCGAGCTGGCGAAAGCCCGGAATGGGCGGGCCGAAGCCTTCGAGGTATTTCGGATTACCGCCGGCATTGATCGCACCGAGGGAACGACCGTGGAAGGCGCCAGTGAAGGTGATGAACTCGATCCGGTCCTCATTGCCCTTGGACCAGTGATACTTGCGCGCGGCTTTCAGCGCACATTCGACTGCTTCGGTGCCGGAATTGGTGAAGAAGACGCGGTCAGCAAATGTCCGCGCGCACATCTTGTCGGCAAGCTCTTCGCCTGCCTTCACGCGAAACATGTTGGAAAGATGCCAGAGCTTGCCGGCTTGCTCCTGCAGCGCCTCTACAAGCTTGGGGTGCGCGTGACCGAGCGCGTTGACGGCGATACCCGCGATGAAGTCCAGATACTCTTCACCGCCCTCAGTATACAGGCGCACACCCTCGCCGCGCACGAACGCTTCCTCAGGCGGGGCGTAGACGGGCATGATGTGGGCGCGAGGGTCAGACATGTGAATTGGCTCCAATGGGTTGATGTGAATTGTCATCCGCATGACCGCGGCGACAAGCAAAGTCAACTCACACCACAGCAGCCATTCGAATGTGGCAGACTAATTTAGTTTCAAATGCAATTATGCATGAGAGTCATGTCTTTGCAGGGGTTTTTGTCAGCAGGCAGAGCCCCTATTTGCCCGTCACTGCCTGCAAACACTTCTCCCTAACACGTTTGTAATAATTGTTTTTCGATATGGACTTGACGTTATTCGATATGTCGGATATTGAAAAACAATAATAACAAGGACCCGGTTGGTGCTTTCCCTGACGCCCTGACCCTGAGCCGCCAACTGGGTCCAAACCACTGAAACTTCAATACATCAGGCCCCCAAAAGGGGCCTTTCTTTTTGGGCGCAACAAAAATGGATTGCAGAGGCTGAAATATGCCGTGCGCACCAGAGGGGCCGTCATCAGAAAACTGTCGATTTTGGATAAAAAAACGGCGCGGCTATCGAGCCGCGCCTGTAAGAGTTCTTGCAGCGTTTCCTCCCAGAAACTTGCGAAGACCTGTATCGCCAATTTTCTGTCACATTGTCAAGCGGCAGATGTTAAATTGGTAACAAAGCCTTTAAATGCGGGCGACTCCTGGTCAAAAATGAACTCGCAGCTGGAGATTGAGACAGGTCCTGCCCCCGAATCTGCGATTCTCCTGGCAATTTCTACCGCCATATAGGAGGGCACGAGAACGGAATTTGCCGAAATTGGCCTGATCCCTTCCCCTTCAAGGAGAGAATCCGGGATCGAATTCGCGGCGAGGAGGAGTTTTTGGTCCCGAGCAGAATCAAAAGCCTCAATTGAGGCGAGTAATTTCTGGAGCGCCCCAAGTGATTCCTCGTCCCAAACAGCCTTGAGCGATCCGGCCAGCCCAGCCTGACTTTTCAAGATCACACCATCATCGAGAACCTTGAGGCCATTCGCCTTCAACGTCGCCCCTGTTGAGGTAATGTCGACAACGACTTCAGCCTGCCCCGAACTCGGCGCTGCTTCCGTCGCCCCAGCGCTCTCGATCAGTCGGTACTCGCCCACCGATTTTTGCGCAAAGAAATTGCGCGTCAGCCGCATATACTTGGTCGCAACTTTCATTCGGCGCCCGTGACGCTGCCTGAAAAGGGCACCAGCTGCCTCCAGCTCGCTCATCGTGTTGACGTCCAGCCACGCCGACGGGACCGCCACAACGACATCCGCTCCACCAAAATCCAGCCGCTTGATGACTTGCGCATCGGCAGACAGGTTCGCAGAGAGATCATTGAGAAGGTCCTCTCCCGTGACACCAAGATGGAAGCTTCCATCGATCAGGCCCTGTGCGATTTCACGCGCCGACAGCAACATCACATCCGCTTCGGGAAGCCCTTTCAGCTCGGCCGTATAACCGCGCTCGCCGCCCGACTGTTTAAGCGTGAAGCCCGCTTTGGCGAGCCAGGCCTCAGCATTGTCCTTCAGCCGTCCCTTGGACGGGATTGCAATCGAAAGCCGTGTCATGCCGCTCCTCCTGTCCCGAGACGATCAGGGCGGACCACGCCGCCAATCGCCGTTGCATCGACAGCACCATTTGAGAGCTTTGACAGAAGCGTGTCGTAACGCCCGCCAGCGGCAAAGGGCTGGCGGCTACCCGCTTCGCCCTTCTGAAAAAGCTCAAACAGGAAGCCATCATAATAATTGAAACGCCGGCCGAAGGGCGTGCCGAAGCGTGCCGTCGCCATATATTTTGGCGCAGCGGCCCGGATCTTGGTGACGCGTTCGTTAAGCCGCTCCAGCGCTGGTTCAACGCCAGCGAGCCCCGCCTGTCGCGCAATAGCGAGAAGTGCGTCAGCCGCCTGCTCTGGCAGACAGTCGACAGCCATAACTGCCTCCAGCGTCTGACGCGCGAGATCAGGCGTGCCGCCATAGGCGGCGTCTGTCGCCTGCTGCAGAAGTCCTTCAACAATCTCATCCAGCGTGCGCACACCCTGCGGCTGAATGCCGGAGAGCGCGAAAATATCGGAAACGATCGCCTTGGCTTCATCTGGGCTTGCGCCCTGAAGGCGTGCGGCAAGGCCATGCACCGGCTTGCCCGGTTTGGCATTGAGCAGCGCAGAGACACCGCCAACCTGTCTGAACGCCCGCTTCAACGCTTCAGCGAGGCCAGGCGCGAGATCAAGCGCGTTGACAAATGCCGGGAAGATGGAGAGGTCGCCCAAGCGGGTTTCGCTGTCGCCAGCCCCGGCCGCAGTGGCAGCCTGGCAGACGATGGCAAAACATTCCGCATCCGTGTCGGCATTGGAGGGCGCCCCATAGCGCTCGAAACCGACCTGCGTAAACTCCATCGCATCGCCGGGAACAGTCGGCAGGCGGAAAGCGCGAGCGGCATAGCGTTTGACGGTCTCGGCCGAAACGCCAGCTTCGGCCTGCGCGATCGCGACCGGCAAGGTGAGATCCGGGCGCAGCGCGCACTCTTCACCGCTCTCCCCCACAAACACACACAGGCGCGACCTTACCGCCTCTCCGGACAGTTCGAGCGGCTGGTTCGCGGGCATCACGATTGGCGGGTCGACGAGATCGCCGCCAAGTTTTGCAAAGATGTCGATTGGTGAGGTCATTCCGACGCCTCGACGATTTCGCGAATGCGCGCGACCATCTCGGAGCGGGGCGCTTCGAACTGGCCCGGGCGGGCTTCGCGGTACTCCTCATTCGACTTGATCGCTTTGGCCTGTTTCGCGCCCTCTTTGAGGTCCTTGATCGTGACGACGCCTTTGGCGATCTCGTCCTCTCCAACCATGACGGCGACGGGCGCGCCGCGACGGTCCGCATATTTCATCTGAGGACGCATGCCAGATGACCCCATATAGGCCTCGGCGCGAATGCCGGCGCCGCGAAGCTCGGTCGCCAGCTTCAGCGCTTCGGTCGGGTCATCGCGGTTCATGTTGAGGATCACCACCGGGCCGTTCAGCGCCTCAATGTCGCCGCTGATCGCGAACGCTGCGGCGAGCCGCGAAATACCAACCGAGAAGCCGGTAGCCGGGACTTTCTCCCCGGTGAAGCGGGCGACGAGATCATCATAACGTCCGCCGCCGCCGACAGAGCCGATGCGGACCGTGTTGCCGTCTTCGTCCACTGTCTCTTTCAGAAGCTCCGCCTCGAAGACCGGGCCGGTATAGTATTCCAGCCCGCGCACAACGGATGGGTCGAACAGGACATCGCTTTCCGGACATCCAAACGCTTCCAGCCCGCGCGCGATGGCCGTGAGTTCCTGGAGACCCGCTTGCGCCTCCTCGCCCGTGCCGACCGCAGCGCCAAGCGCCTCAAGCGTCGCGCCGCGGGTATCGCGTCCGGCCTGCGCGAACGCCATGACTTTCGCGATACCGCCAGCGTCGAGACCAGCACCCTTGGTGAAGTCTCCCGACTCGTCTTCGCGGCCTGCGCCGAGGAGCAGCTTCACGCCGTCCTCCCCGAGCCGGTCGAGCTTGTCGAGCGCCCGCAGAATTGTGAGGCGGGTGGTGTCATTGTTCGCACCAACACCTTCCAGAACAGCGTTAAGCAAGCGGCGCGTGTTCACCCGCACCACAAACTCTCCGTCGCCAGCGCCCGCTGCCCGCATCGCTTCAG
This window harbors:
- a CDS encoding aspartate aminotransferase family protein, with product MSDPRAHIMPVYAPPEEAFVRGEGVRLYTEGGEEYLDFIAGIAVNALGHAHPKLVEALQEQAGKLWHLSNMFRVKAGEELADKMCARTFADRVFFTNSGTEAVECALKAARKYHWSKGNEDRIEFITFTGAFHGRSLGAINAGGNPKYLEGFGPPIPGFRQLEWGDHDALKAAVTDKTCAVFVEPVQGEGGVRAMPEECLTGLRKLCDETGTLLIYDEVQCGMGRTGKLFAHEWAPDAQPDIMCVAKGVGGGFPFGACLMTEEVGLPMQPGSHGSTYGGNPLAMAVGNVVWDTIADEAFLAEVRRVSGTVAQGLKSLADSHADKVAGVTGKGLLTGLELKAAPKPVQQICRDKNLLVGVAGNNVLRLAPPLVITDEDVRKAVSVMDEALSEWEMEG
- the hisS gene encoding histidine--tRNA ligase, which codes for MSKKHKDQDGPKTGKDLARKPRGFPDRREGLIHAQAEMIDRVTSVYRRWGFEALETGAWEYADALGKFLPDDDRPNAGVFSMQDDDEQWISLRYDLTAPLARFAAENWQTLPKPFRRYAAGPVWRNEKPGPGRFREFLQCDADTVGAAGAHADAEMIAMAAEAMRAAGAGDGEFVVRVNTRRLLNAVLEGVGANNDTTRLTILRALDKLDRLGEDGVKLLLGAGREDESGDFTKGAGLDAGGIAKVMAFAQAGRDTRGATLEALGAAVGTGEEAQAGLQELTAIARGLEAFGCPESDVLFDPSVVRGLEYYTGPVFEAELLKETVDEDGNTVRIGSVGGGGRYDDLVARFTGEKVPATGFSVGISRLAAAFAISGDIEALNGPVVILNMNRDDPTEALKLATELRGAGIRAEAYMGSSGMRPQMKYADRRGAPVAVMVGEDEIAKGVVTIKDLKEGAKQAKAIKSNEEYREARPGQFEAPRSEMVARIREIVEASE
- a CDS encoding ATP phosphoribosyltransferase regulatory subunit — encoded protein: MTSPIDIFAKLGGDLVDPPIVMPANQPLELSGEAVRSRLCVFVGESGEECALRPDLTLPVAIAQAEAGVSAETVKRYAARAFRLPTVPGDAMEFTQVGFERYGAPSNADTDAECFAIVCQAATAAGAGDSETRLGDLSIFPAFVNALDLAPGLAEALKRAFRQVGGVSALLNAKPGKPVHGLAARLQGASPDEAKAIVSDIFALSGIQPQGVRTLDEIVEGLLQQATDAAYGGTPDLARQTLEAVMAVDCLPEQAADALLAIARQAGLAGVEPALERLNERVTKIRAAAPKYMATARFGTPFGRRFNYYDGFLFELFQKGEAGSRQPFAAGGRYDTLLSKLSNGAVDATAIGGVVRPDRLGTGGAA
- the hisG gene encoding ATP phosphoribosyltransferase, with protein sequence MTRLSIAIPSKGRLKDNAEAWLAKAGFTLKQSGGERGYTAELKGLPEADVMLLSAREIAQGLIDGSFHLGVTGEDLLNDLSANLSADAQVIKRLDFGGADVVVAVPSAWLDVNTMSELEAAGALFRQRHGRRMKVATKYMRLTRNFFAQKSVGEYRLIESAGATEAAPSSGQAEVVVDITSTGATLKANGLKVLDDGVILKSQAGLAGSLKAVWDEESLGALQKLLASIEAFDSARDQKLLLAANSIPDSLLEGEGIRPISANSVLVPSYMAVEIARRIADSGAGPVSISSCEFIFDQESPAFKGFVTNLTSAA